Proteins co-encoded in one Pelobates fuscus isolate aPelFus1 chromosome 5, aPelFus1.pri, whole genome shotgun sequence genomic window:
- the RBM39 gene encoding RNA-binding protein 39: protein MADDFDIEAMLEAPYRKDENKVNSANGHEERSKKKKKSKSRSRSRERKRSRSKERKRSKDRERKSSKSRERKRSRSKERKKSRSRSRERRFRGHYRSPYSGPKFGSSMRGKIGVPHSVKIRRRSKSRSPQKKEKSPVREPIDNLTPEERDARTVFCMQLAARIRPRDLEEFFSTVGKVRDVRMISDRNSRRSKGIAYVEFVDVSSVPLAIGLTGQRVLGVPIIVQASQAEKNRAAAMANNLQKGTAGPMRLYVGSLHFNITEDMLRGIFEPFGRIESIQLMMDSETGRSKGYGFITFSDSECAKKALEQLNGFELAGRPMKVGHVTERTDASNASSFLDSDELERTGIDLGTTGRLQLMARLAEGTGLQIPPAAQQALQMSGSLAFGAVAELQSRISQQSEALAAAAASAAAISLTATTLPAAPAAQPLATQCFQLSNMFNPQTEDEPGWDTEIKDDVIEECNKHGGVVHIYVDKNSPQGNVYVKCPTIASAIAAVNALHGRWFAGKMITAAYVPLPTYHSLFPDSMTSTQLLLPVRR, encoded by the exons GATGAGAACAAAGTGAACAGTGCCAATGGACATGAAGAACGCAGCAAGAA gaaaaaaaagagtaaaagcaGAAGCCGCAGTCGAGAGAGAAAAAGAAGTCGGAGTAAGGAACGTAAACGCAGCAAAGATCGGGAAAGAAAATCTAGTAAAAGTCGTGAAAGGAAACGCAGCCGCAGCAAAGAGCGAAAAAAGAGCCGGTCAAGAAGTAGGGAACGCAGGTTCAGAGGACACTACAGAAGCCCTTA ttcTGGGCCAAAATTTGGCAGCTCTATGCGTGGCAAGATTGGAGTACcacacagtgtaaaaataag GCGGCGTTCAAAGAGTAGAAGtccacaaaagaaagaaaaaagtccTGTCAG GGAGCCAATAGATAATTTAACACCTGAAGAAAGAGATGCTCGTACAGTTTTCTGTATGCAACTTGCAGCAAGGATTCGGCCTAGAGACCTGGAGGAGTTTTTCTCTACTGTTGGCAAG GTCCGTGATGTGAGAATGATTTCAGACAGAAATTCCAGACGCTCTAAAGGCATTGCTTATGTCGAATTTGTGGATGTGAGCTCCGTGCCTCTGGCAATTGGACTAACTGGGCAAAGAGTGTTGGGTGTCCCAATCATAGTGCAAGCATCTCAG GCAGAGAAAAACAGAGCAGCTGCTATGGCCAATAATCTTCAGAAAGGCACAGCTGGACCAATGAGGCTCTATGTTGGATCTCTGCACTTTAACATCACAGAAGATATGCTGCGTGGAATATTTGAACCATTTGGCAGG ATTGAAAGTATCCAGCTTATGATGGACAGTGAGACTGGCCGATCCAAAGGTTATGGATTTATTACT TTTTCAGATTCTGAATGTGCCAAAAAAGCCTTAGAGCAGTTAAATGGCTTTGAACTGGCTGGAAGACCAATGAAGGTCGGCCATGTAACCGAACGGACAGACGCATCCAATGCCAGCTCGTTTCTGGACAGTGATGAATTGGAGAGGACTGGCATTGATCTGGGAACTACTGGTAGACTTCAGTTAATGGCAAGACTTGCTGAAG GTACAGGTTTGCAGATCCCTCCAGCAGCACAACAAGCCCTGCAAATGAGTGGGTCTTTAGCGTTTGGAGCTGTAGCAG AGCTACAATCTAGGATCTCACAGCAAAGTGAAG CACTTGCTGCAGCTGCCGCATCCGCTGCTGCCATCTCATTAACAGCAACTACTCTCCCAGCTGCACCAGCTGCTCAGCCTCTTGCTACCCAGTGCTTTCAACTGTCAAACATGTTCAATCCTCAAAC AGAAGACGAACCCGGGTGGGACACAGAGATTAAGGATGATGTTATTGAAGAATGCaacaaacatggaggagttgtTCACATTTATGTAGACAAGAATTCACCGCAG ggcaATGTCTATGTGAAATGTCCAACCATTGCGTCTGCAATTGCAGCAGTTAACGCTCTTCATGGCAGGTGGTTTGCTG GCAAGATGATTACTGCTGCGTATGTTCCGCTCCCAACCTACCACAGCCTTTTCCCTGATTCAATGACATCAACTCAGCTTCTGCTTCCTGTTCGCCGATGA